A genome region from Carcharodon carcharias isolate sCarCar2 chromosome 17, sCarCar2.pri, whole genome shotgun sequence includes the following:
- the LOC121290236 gene encoding zinc finger protein 703-like has translation MSQALCGSKEKRESRESESQKHSGRILLPSDPARQAKRIPIKILKMLSAHTGHILHPEYLQPMSSTPVSPIELDAKKSPLALLAQTCSQIGKPDPQPSAKLSSAVSSSEKESSRPSSSLKLGEAAADDKSSFKPYSKSGEVRKECGEKASFRVPGGSCQPFAAHPPSSSPAVSSPALGEGKAAEVDDKKEPESARVCPEHSPANPGHGRSGSGASEPSQHRETPTTAKCDAASASLVPGHVAPVSPYKPGHSVYPLPPTSMGYHGSIVGAYAAAYPSQFVTGIEPKPGLVGSPLSGAVGCPIPGKSTNSSPLTGASPPTFMQGLCRDPYCLTYHNAPHLGGSGCSSCLHDPSSLKSGYPLVYPSHPLHSSVLTTGATPPLGAHPLYTYGFMLHSDPLPHICNWVSAGGPCDKRFSSSEELLNHLRTHTALPGADKLLAAYPSPASCNLHLPQGPPGSPNGLSLRSPHTLALSRYHPYSKSHLSAPTSSALTMSAASPYYSPYTLYGQRLTPASALGYQ, from the exons ATGAGCCAAGCTCTCTGCGGAtctaaggagaagagagagagccgcgagagtgagagtcagaagcATTCAGGGCGGATCCTGCTCCCCTCGGACCCCGCTAGACAAGCCAAGCGGATCCCCATCAAGATCCTTAAGATGCTGAGTGCTCACACGGGTCACATTCTCCACCCGGAATACCTGCAGCCCATGTCCTCCACGCCGGTCAGCCCCATCGAA TTGGATGCCAAGAAAAGTCCTCTGGCTCTGTTAGCGCAGACGTGTTCTCAGATCGGCAAACCAGACCCTCAGCCATCGGCCAAGCTCAGCTCAGCGGTGAGTTCCAGCGAGAAGGAGTCTTCCAGGCCGTCTTCCTCCCTGAAGCTTGGGGAGGCCGCTGCCGACGACAAGTCCAGCTTCAAGCCCTACTCCAAGTCTGGCGAGGTCAGGAAGGAGTGCGGGGAGAAAGCCAGCTTTCGAGTGCCGGGTGGATCCTGTCAGCCCTTCGCAGCTCACCCGCCCTCCTCTTCGCCCGCCGTCAGCTCCCCGGCCCTGGGAGAGGGAAAAGCCGCCGAGGTGGATGACAAGAAGGAGCCCGAGTCTGCCAGGGTGTGCCCCGAGCACTCGCCCGCTAACCCAGGCCACGGCCGATCGGGCAGCGGCGCCAGTGAGCCCAGCCAACACCGGGAGACGCCGACCACAGCCAAGTGCGACGCTGCCAGCGCCAGCCTGGTGCCGGGACATGTGGCACCCGTTTCGCCGTACAAACCGGGGCACTCGGTCTATCCCCTGCCCCCGACCAGCATGGGATACCACGGGTCGATCGTCGGAGCCTACGCCGCTGCCTACCCCTCGCAGTTCGTCACCGGGATCGAACCCAAGCCCGGCCTGGTGGGGAGTCCGTTGTCTGGAGCCGTGGGATGCCCGATACCTGGCAAGtccaccaactccagcccctTGACCGGGGCCTCGCCGCCCACTTTCATGCAAGGACTGTGCCGGGACCCCTACTGCCTGACCTACCACAATGCCCCTCACCTGGGGGGCAGCGGATGTTCCTCCTGCCTCCACGACCCCTCCTCCCTCAAGTCTGGATACCCCCTGGTCTACCCGTCTCACCCGCTGCACTCTTCGGTCCTGACCACCGGCGCCACGCCACCCTTGGGTGCCCACCCCTTGTACACCTACGGCTTCATGCTCCACAGCGACCCACTGCCCCACATATGCAACTGGGTGTCGGCCGGCGGGCCCTGTGACAAACGCTTCTCCAGCTCCGAGGAACTCCTCAACCACCTGCGTACGCACACCGCCCTTCCTGGGGCTGACAAGCTGCTGGCTGCTTACCCGTCCCCAGCCTCCTGCAACCTGCACCTCCCTCAGGGGCCCCCGGGGAGTCCCAATGGCCTGTCTCTGCGCAGCCCTCACACCCTGGCACTGAGCAGGTACCACCCCTACAGCAAGAGCCACCTGTCGGCGCCCACCAGCTCCGCCCTCACCATGTCTGCCGCTAGCCCCTATTACTCTCCATACACCCTCTATGGACAACGGCTCACCCCTGCTTCAGCTTTGGGATACCAGTGA